The Salvelinus sp. IW2-2015 linkage group LG31, ASM291031v2, whole genome shotgun sequence genome window below encodes:
- the clxn gene encoding calaxin, with amino-acid sequence MAEMSAMNRKLIQNLAETLSKQVKHFNKTEAECLIRLFNGLLGDQSDRRVGNGLDRGKFRNILHNTFGMTDDMIMDRVFRAFDKDNDSYVSVKEWIEGLSIFLRGTLDEKIKYCFDVYDLNGDGYISREEMFHMLKNSLIRQPTEEDPDEGIKDLVEITLKKMDHDHDSRLSYADFEKAVRDENLLLEAFGTCLPDAKSILAFEQHAFQDTLEH; translated from the exons ATGGCTGAAATGTCTGCTATGAATAGAAAATTGATTCAGAATCTCGCTGAAACtctttccaaacaagtcaaacact TTAACAAAACAGAAGCAGAGTGTCTGATCCGACTGTTCAATGGTCTCCTGGGGGATCAGAGTGACAGGAGGGTAGGGAATGGCCTGGACAGAGGAAAATTCAGGAATATTCTACACAACACCTTTGGAATGACTGATGATATGATTATGGATAGAG TATTTCGTGCATTCGACAAAGACAACGACAGCTACGTCAGTGTGAAAGAGTGGATCGAGGGACTATCAATCTTTCTCCGTGGGACATTGGATGAAAAAATTAAGT ACTGCTTCGATGTGTATGACTTGAATGGAGATGGGTACATTTCCCGGGAAGAGATGTTCCACATGCTGAAGAACAGCCTGATCAGACAGCCCACAGAGGAGGACCCAGACGAGGGCATCAAAGACCTGGTGGAGATCACACTCAAGAAGATG GACCATGACCACGACAGCAGACTGTCCTATGCAGACTTTGAAAAGGCAGTGAGAGATGAGAATCTATTGCTTGAAGCTTTTGGAACCTGCCTTCCCGATGCCAAG AGCATATTGGCATTTGAGCAGCATGCATTCCAGGATACACTTGAGCATTAA
- the LOC111956019 gene encoding progranulin-like has product MWNIAALVLVVAGSASCYITCPDGKVCSDQSTCCLTKEGYACCPVTHQVPWTALVQASDSTPQAGVIRCDTKVYCPSGTSCCNGPTGKWSCCPFPLGKCCADGQHCCEYGYTCDPTSFKCRKGYSQIPSGLRDDAKQD; this is encoded by the exons ATGTGGAACATAGCTGCATTGGTGTTAGTGGTGGCAGGGTCTGCCTCTTGCTACATCACCTGCCCTGATGGGAAGGTCTGCTCTGATCAATCAACCTGCTGTTTGACTAAAGAAGGATACGCCTGCTGTCCAGTTACCCAT CAGGTTCCGTGGACAGCACTTGTTCAGGCCTCTGACAGCACCCCACAGGCTGGAGTCATTCGCTGTGACACAAAAGTCTACTGCCCTTCTGGAACCAGCTGCTGCAATGGACCGACTGGCAAATGGAGCTGCTGCCCATTCCCACTG GGCAAGTGCTGTGCAGATGGCCAGCATTGCTGTGAATATGGATACACCTGTGACCCAACCTCATTCAAGTGCAGGAAAGGTTACTCTCAGATTCCTTCAGGTCTGAGGGATGATGCTAAGCAGGACTGA